Proteins from a single region of Primulina tabacum isolate GXHZ01 chromosome 5, ASM2559414v2, whole genome shotgun sequence:
- the LOC142547745 gene encoding early light-induced protein 1, chloroplastic-like, producing MAAAATGMQMICGAGFSSRIACLNQFAPLRSSVPLFKRDMKFRVRNTAEDGGDVVDEKEKAAVPIPPQLFSTPPPRPQPEESTNITDIMAFDGPGPERINGRLAMIGFVAAIAVEFTRGQGIFSQIQNGGILWFVGTTVVLSVASLVPLFKGVSADSRSKGLMTSDAELWNGRLAMVGLIALAYTEYVKGGTLV from the exons ATGGCAGCTGCAGCAACAGGAATGCAAATGATCTGTGGAGCTGGTTTCAGTTCAAGAATTGCTTGTCTGAACCAGTTTGCTCCTTTGAGATCAAGCGTGCCACTTTTCAAGAGGGATATGAAGTTCAGAGTTCGAAACACGGCTGAG GATGGTGGCGATGTTGTTGATGAGAAAGAAAAAGCAGCAgttccaattccaccacaattGTTCTCGACCCCTCCTCCCCGGCCGCAACCTGAG GAGAGCACAAATATTACAGATATCATGGCCTTCGATGGGCCAGGCCCGGAGAGGATCAACGGCCGTCTAGCCATGATCGGATTCGTGGCAGCCATTGCGGTTGAATTCACCAGAGGACAAGGTATCTTTTCGCAGATACAAAACGGAGGGATCCTTTGGTTTGTCGGGACAACTGTTGTGCTATCTGTGGCATCACTTGTTCCGTTATTTAAAGGTGTGAGCGCGGATTCGAGATCCAAGGGATTGATGACATCTGATGCAGAGCTTTGGAATGGAAGGCTTGCAATGGTAGGATTGATAGCTTTGGCTTACACCGAGTATGTCAAGGGTGGGACTCTTGTATGA
- the LOC142547743 gene encoding early light-induced protein 1, chloroplastic-like isoform X1 translates to MAAAASGMQVICGAGLSSRIVGSNQFVPLRVRCMPLCKKDLKFRVRSRIEDGADVSDEKEKAAVSVPPQLFSTPLPPLPQPEESTKITDIMAFDGPGPERINGRLAMIGFVSAIAVELTKGQDIFSQIQNGGISWFVWTSVVLSVASLVPLFKGVSADSKSRGLMTSDAELWNGRLAMLGLIALAYTEYVKGGALV, encoded by the exons ATGGCTGCCGCGGCATCGGGTATGCAAGTGATCTGCGGAGCTGGTTTGAGTTCAAGAATTGTGGGTTCGAACCAGTTTGTTCCTCTGAGAGTGAGATGTATGCCACTCTGTAAAAAGGATCTGAAGTTTAGAGTTCGAAGCAGGATTGAG GATGGTGCTGATGTTTCTGATGAGAAAGAAAAAGCAGCAGTTTCAGTTCCACCTCAGTTGTTTTCCACGCCTCTTCCGCCGCTGCCGCAACCTGAG GAGAGCACCAAGATTACTGACATCATGGCCTTCGACGGGCCTGGTCCGGAAAGAATCAACGGCCGTCTAGCGATGATCGGATTCGTGTCAGCCATAGCTGTAGAATTAACCAAAGGACAAGATATCTTTTCACAGATACAGAATGGAGGGATCTCTTGGTTCGTCTGGACAAGTGTTGTGCTATCTGTAGCATCACTTGTCCCATTGTTCAAAGGCGTGAGTGCGGATTCGAAATCGAGGGGATTGATGACATCTGATGCAGAGCTTTGGAATGGAAGGCTTGCGATGTTAGGGTTGATAGCTTTGGCTTACACCGAGTATGTCAAGGGCGGGGCTCTTGTGTGA
- the LOC142547743 gene encoding early light-induced protein 1, chloroplastic-like isoform X2 — translation MAAAASGMQVICGAGLSSRIVGSNQFVPLRVRCMPLCKKDLKFRVRSRIEDGADVSDEKEKAAVSVPPQLFSTPLPPLPQPESTKITDIMAFDGPGPERINGRLAMIGFVSAIAVELTKGQDIFSQIQNGGISWFVWTSVVLSVASLVPLFKGVSADSKSRGLMTSDAELWNGRLAMLGLIALAYTEYVKGGALV, via the exons ATGGCTGCCGCGGCATCGGGTATGCAAGTGATCTGCGGAGCTGGTTTGAGTTCAAGAATTGTGGGTTCGAACCAGTTTGTTCCTCTGAGAGTGAGATGTATGCCACTCTGTAAAAAGGATCTGAAGTTTAGAGTTCGAAGCAGGATTGAG GATGGTGCTGATGTTTCTGATGAGAAAGAAAAAGCAGCAGTTTCAGTTCCACCTCAGTTGTTTTCCACGCCTCTTCCGCCGCTGCCGCAACCTGAG AGCACCAAGATTACTGACATCATGGCCTTCGACGGGCCTGGTCCGGAAAGAATCAACGGCCGTCTAGCGATGATCGGATTCGTGTCAGCCATAGCTGTAGAATTAACCAAAGGACAAGATATCTTTTCACAGATACAGAATGGAGGGATCTCTTGGTTCGTCTGGACAAGTGTTGTGCTATCTGTAGCATCACTTGTCCCATTGTTCAAAGGCGTGAGTGCGGATTCGAAATCGAGGGGATTGATGACATCTGATGCAGAGCTTTGGAATGGAAGGCTTGCGATGTTAGGGTTGATAGCTTTGGCTTACACCGAGTATGTCAAGGGCGGGGCTCTTGTGTGA